A genomic segment from Osmerus mordax isolate fOsmMor3 chromosome 5, fOsmMor3.pri, whole genome shotgun sequence encodes:
- the LOC136943297 gene encoding BLOC-2 complex member HPS6, with protein sequence MTRLVLEQVTDFGDFTRGTDLTEFLKPTKSNGCWNNSLSDVRVSPDGRHIHIILRSPKVGLMTYDKYQRPQLIQSQKHLDLGLTRTSPIVDVVYLDYSRKRDGGVAVVAVVFENGKAEFWKFLECKGGWHLLQTSDLCNSPRAKVVSVSACFNFIVWCEERPPSESSSTFNATRSNFRYCICKRSYEVDEGAVNLGGVKISLHNNPCYQLVSTIDNVYLLPNCTAKCAALSMSKFFLSWFPQHDTFRVSTTCKGTLLRKDCPLPKESDFKRLITDCVGYLSSLNPPEIYGFSPTGCGGLLLLLSTGRVCLLQRDGVMREVYKLADNCLASSDTHNSLNLYQDTLALTVGRTLYLIDTKCGRELEKIALRREGLLYINQGDKQAPHFLSETGLFVVMLRELDPPRGPNADARQRPSSLGAEESIHPGALLVEAVFEEACRYYQQRSLGSTQLTVEKLKKGGMFQAPISLASILRDYLHGGAGGGGQEAAEAPWGTGGGGGGGQDKLRVSLDAELKALVSLEEVKRSVVRGSEEEVEVLLESLVQQEVGRLLSSPELDRDALLYLNSIFSLFPRQAWKATQSSLQLRCNGEGSLSCRAPPEVWKTLLTPLQNPSTPANLPCANGQPKHMPGLKPNLSHSNLKLSPSPNPPTANLTLAVFELLCRSVFLFQPSWLPRFLELAQQQQGSAGLGLGLASSSWSYSGAGRGAESGESVPLYKRALSVLPGSEKYQDLEVDLLLVSGRPNAVLQALRILMGRRQWERVTQVAQRFCRQSPLLNKEIFCILLCEVAQHRDLDPYLDLLWALCPEDLTVTSILNMVLKNIPSSSSSTSTPFSSSSTTPPPLSSPSPAPAQSSQVTVGLLKPLLSRVLQRETKPSQRYADILQSPSFPPPTPPRQEKGPPRATTMPALLDQPQPQEPHDDLYSNMPAALLDLPSDPPPHRTMVRGRMTSPPNPV encoded by the coding sequence ATGACGCGACTTGTGTTAGAGCAGGTGACTGACTTCGGGGACTTTACAAGAGGAACGGATTTAACTGAGTTCCTAAAACCAACTAAATCTAATGGCTGTTGGAATAACAGTCTGTCAGATGTTCGTGTCAGCCCTGACGGACGTCACATTCACATCATCCTCCGGAGTCCTAAAGTCGGTCTCATGACTTACGACAAGTATCAAAGACCTCAGCTGATCCAGAGCCAAAAGCATTTGGATTTAGGCCTTACACGGACTTCGCCGATTGTGGATGTTGTGTATTTGGACtacagcagaaagagagacgggggagtTGCTGTTGTAGCAGTGGTCTTCGAGAATGGAAAAGCGGAATTCTGGAAATTCCTGGAGTGCAAAGGGGGCTGGCATCTCCTGCAGACATCGGACTTGTGCAACAGCCCCCGGGCTAAAGTGGTGTCAGTCTCCGCCTGCTTTAACTTCATCGTCTGGTGCGAAGAGAGGCCCCCTTCGGAAAGCTCTTCTACCTTCAATGCCACAAGGAGCAACTTCAGGTACTGCATCTGTAAACGTTCTTAcgaggtggatgaaggtgctgtAAATTTGGGGGGCGTGAAAATATCTCTTCATAACAACCCGTGTTACCAGTTGGTCAGCACCATTGACAATGTCTACCTGCTTCCGAACTGCACGGCGAAATGCGCCGCTCTCAGCATGTCGAAATTCTTCCTGTCGTGGTTCCCACAACATGACACGTTTAGGGTTAGCACCACGTGCAAAGGAACACTTCTGAGAAAAGACTGTCCTTTACCAAAAGAATCAGACTTCAAGAGATTGATAACGGACTGTGTCGGCTATTTATCGTCTCTCAACCCGCCCGAGATCTATGGCTTCTCTCCTACCGGTTGTGGGGGCCTGTTGCTGTTGCTCAGCACTGGCAGGGTTTGCCTGCTCCAGAGAGATGGAGTTATGAGGGAAGTCTATAAACTAGCAGACAACTGCCTGGCCAGCAGTGACACCCACAACAGCCTAAACCTCTACCAGGACACCCTGGCTCTCACGGTAGGCAGGACCCTGTATTTGATTGACACAAAGTGTGGCAGGGAGTTGGAGAAGATAGCACTGAGGAGGGAAGGGCTACTCTACATCAACCAGGGAGACAAGCAAGCCCCTCACTTCCTATCGGAGACTGGGCTGTTCGTAGTGATGCTTCGGGAGTTGGACCCCCCAAGGGGTCCCAACGCAGACGCTAGGCAGAGGCCCTCGTCCCTGGGTGCGGAGGAGAGCATCCACCCCGGGGCTCTCCTGGTGGAGGCCGTGTTTGAGGAGGCCTGTAGGTACTACCAGCAGAGGAGTCTGGGGAGCACCCAGCTGACTGTAGAGAAGCTGAAGAAAGGAGGCATGTTTCAGGCCCCCATCTCCCTGGCCTCCATCCTCAGGGACTACCTacatggaggggctggaggtgggggccaggaggcagcagaggcaccctgggggactggagggggaggcggaggagggcaGGACAAGCTGCGTGTCTCCCTGGACGCAGAGCTCAAGGCTCTGGTttccctggaggaggtgaagaggagcgTGGTAAggggcagcgaggaggaggtggaggtgctgTTGGAGAGCCTGGTGCagcaggaggtggggagactgCTCTCCTCCCCGGAGCTGGACAGGGACGCTCTCCTCTACCTCAACTCCATCTTCAGCCTGTTCCCACGCCAGGCGTGGAAGGCCACGCAGTCCTCCCTGCAGCTACGCTGCAACGGAGAGGGCTCTCTGTCCTGTAGGGCGCCCCCAGAGGTCTGGAAAACCTTGCTAACCCCCCTCCAGAACCCCAGTACACCTGCCAACCTGCCCTGTGCCAATGGCCAGCCCAAACACATGCCAGGTCTTAAACCCAACCTCTCTCACTCTAACCTTAAACTgagccccagccctaaccctcccacagccaacctcaccctggcCGTGTTCGAGCTCCTGTGCCGGTCAGTCTTCCTCTTCCAGCCCAGCTGGCTCCCCAGGTTCCTGGAGttggcccagcagcagcagggctctgccgggctgggcctgggcctggcctcctcctcctggagctACTCCGGAgctgggagaggggcagagagcggGGAGAGCGTGCCTCTCTACAAACGGGCCCTGTCGGTGCTTCCCGGCTCTGAGAAGTACCAGGACCTGGAGGTGGACCTGCTCCTGGTCAGCGGGCGTCCCAACGCCGTCCTCCAGGCCCTGCGGATCCTGATGGGCCGGCGCCAGTGGGAGCGCGTCACCCAGGTGGCTCAGAGGTTCTGCCGGCAGAGCCCACTGCTCAACAAGGAGATCTTCTGTATCCTGCTGTGTGAGGTGGCCCAGCACCGAGACCTGGACCCCTACCTGGACCTGCTCTGGGCCCTGTGTCCTGAGGACCTCAcggtcacctccatcctcaacaTGGTCCTGAAGAacatcccttcttcctcctcctctacctccacccctttctcctcctcctccaccacccctccccccctctcctccccctcgcccgcCCCCGCCCAGAGCAGCCAGGTAACCGTGGGACTGTTGAAGCCCCTGCTCTCCAGGGttctccagagagagaccaagccCAGTCAGAGGTACGCGGAcatcctccagtcccccagcttCCCCCCGCCCACGCCCCCCCGCCAGGAGAAGGGGCCCCCCAGGGCCACTACGATGCCTGCTCTGCTGGACCAGCCGCAGCCTCAGGAACCTCACGATGATCTGTACAGCAACATGCCTGCCGCCCTGCTGGACCTGccgtcagacccccccccacacaggaccatggtgagggggaggatgacGTCACCGCCTAACCCtgtctag